One Mauremys mutica isolate MM-2020 ecotype Southern chromosome 9, ASM2049712v1, whole genome shotgun sequence DNA segment encodes these proteins:
- the LOC123377649 gene encoding ligand of Numb protein X 2-like, with the protein MLDIMADPAVEEQVSKISELCHKCGQCHLLQDNHLYNFQDEVDDELVCHICLQPLLQPMDTPCGHTYCFKCLENFMQEYNFCPMDRKKLSFQHCRKSSLLVRNLLDKLTILCPFQKECQQTMQRCELEAHLQNRCPGFKKYKSDIERRKNPHSRGKEDPITREETNAAREAELSDGASSLVAESSIAAVVSLGTVEPGLINPAFEEGEEGDLPQKASLVAETSTIEIHRDDPEEELGMRIVGGKDTPLGNIVVQEVLRDSVVAADGKIAPGDHILEVNGINISSVTHCQAISLLRHPGPVLHLMVLQEKGFSNRTLKQDSSPAVNREVIHVTLMKRDPSEPLGIKLIRKTDEAGIFILDLLDGGLAAKNGKLSRNDKVLSINGQDLRQGTPETAAQIIQTSEARVNFVVLRQSGVQLPDAVEDGGTPNSSSSSSSNGGSPVHHRRRPDQNHYRRKSNYQKDLPQGYLSQEKTVAIKKELKESLGITIGGGRDNKNKLPIYVTSVQPIGCLFRDGRIKRGDVLLNINGIDLTHLNYYEAVSALKSNAASHTVVLKALEILVPERVPEPTDPSSDIREHGFSWSPLWITWLGLPIYLHCCQDIVLRKSNSESWGFSIVGGFEEGKGNQPFFIKTIVPATPAFHDRRLKCGDEIVAVNGVSAVGMSNSELIPMLKEQKNKVTLTVVSWPGSLV; encoded by the exons ATGTTGGATATCATGGCTGACCCTGCAGTGGAAGAGCAGGTCTCCAAAATCAGTGAACTTTGCCATAAATGTGGCCAGTGCCACCTGTTACAGGACAATCATCTTTATAACTTCCAAGATGAAGTGGATGATGAACTGGTTTGCCATATCtgccttcagcctttgctccagCCCATGGATACACCCTGTGGACACACATACTGTTTCAAGTGCCTTGAGAACTTCATGCAGGAGTATAACTTTTGTCCCATGGATCGGAAAAAACTGAGTTTCCAACACTGCCGGAAGTCTAGCCTTCTAGTGAGAAACCTGCTGGATAAGTTGACTATCCTCTGTCCCTTCCAGAAAGAGTGTCAGCAGACTATGCAGAGGTGTGAACTAGAAGCCCACTTACAGAACAG GTGTCCTGGCTTCAAGAAATACAAATCCGATATAGAAAGGAGAAAAAATCCACATTCCAGAGGCAAGGAAGATCCCATTACCAGGGAGGAAACGAATGCTGCCAGAGAGGCGGAGCTATCAGACGGAGCATCATCGCTGGTGGCAGAAAGCTCTATAGCAGCTGTGGTATCTCTGGGGACTGTGGAGCCTGGACTCATTAATCCAGCCTTTGAGGAGGGTGAAGAAGGCG ACCTTCCTCAGAAAGCTAGTCTTGTGGCTGAAACAAGTACGATTGAAATTCATCGAGATGATCCAGAAGAAGAACTAGGAATGCGGATAGTTGGGGGCAAAGACACTCCTTTAGGGAACATTGTTGTTCAGGAAGTCCTTCGGGATTCTGTTGTTGCTGCAGATGGAAAAATAGCACCTGGAGACCATATCCTTGAG GTAAATGGTATCAACATCAGCAGCGTGACTCATTGCCAAGCTATCTCCTTGCTGCGCCACCCAGGTCCTGTTCTTCACCTTATGGTCCTGCAGGAAAAAGGGTTTTCCAACAGGACTCTCAAACAGGATTCTAGCCCTGCTGTTAACCGGGAAGTGATTCACGTTACACTGATGAAGAGAGACCCATCTGAACCCCTGGGAATCAAACTGATTAGGAAGACAGACGAGGCAGGGATTTTTATTCTGGACCTGCTTGATGGAGGTTTGGCAGCCAAAAATGGAAAGCTGAGTCGGAATGACAAAGTTCTCTCTATAAATGGCCAGGACCTGAGGCAGGGAACACCTGAGACTGCTGCACAGATAATACAG ACCAGTGAGGCAAGAGTGAACTTTGTGGTCCTAAGGCAGTCTGGTGTACAGCTGCCAGATGCTGTTGAAGATGGTGGCACACCaaacagtagcagcagcagcagcagcaatggaggGAGTCCAGTGCACCATCGGAGGAGACCTGACCAGAATCATTACAGACGAAAATCAAACTACCAAAAG GATCTACCTCAGGGATACCTCAGCCAGGAAAAGACTGTCGCAATAAAAAAGGAGTTAAAGGAATCTTTGGGAATAACTATTGGAGGTGGAAGGGACAATAAAAACAAACTTCCTATTTATGTAACTAGCGTGCAACCCATTGGATGCCTCTTCAGGGATGGCAGGATCAAGAGAG GAGATGTGCTTTTGAATATAAATGGCATTGATTTGACTCATCTAAACTACTATGAAGCTGTCTCTGCACTGAAATCCAATGCAGCTTCCCACACCGTAGTGCTGAAAGCCCTGGAAATCCTTGTACCAGAGAGGGTGCCAGAACCCACAGACCCATCTTCTGATATCAGGGAACACGGATTCAGTTGGTCACCCCTTTGGATCACATGGCTCGGATTACCTAT CTACCTTCACTGCTGTCAAGATATTGTCCTTCGTAAAAGTAACTCAGAAAGCTGGGGATTCAGCATTGTTGGAGGCTTTGAAGAAGGCAAAGGAAACCAACCATTTTTCATTAAAACCATAGTGCCTGCAACACCTGCCTTCCATGACAGAAGACTAAA GTGCGGAGATGAAATAGTGGCAGTAAATGGAGTATCTGCTGTAGGAATGAGCAACTCTGAGCTAATTCCCATGCTGAAAGAACAGAAGAACAAAGTCACTCTTACAGTTGTGTCTTGGCCTGGAAGTCTTGTGTAA